Within Zonotrichia albicollis isolate bZonAlb1 chromosome 18, bZonAlb1.hap1, whole genome shotgun sequence, the genomic segment ccatctcctcctgcaaGGTGGCAGTGTCTGTAATTACCCAGatccaggagggagcagcagtgaTCCACAGTTTTCCCTGCTTCCAAGGAGGTTTGGATGCGACCCACGGCTCCACCCCTTTCCCTGGATGTCACAAGGACTTGCTGTCCCTTCAAGCAGGCTGTGCACACCAGACTCAGGGTACTCTGGTGACAGTCACTGGCCAGTTGATGCCATCTCCAGGTCATGGTTGTCAGCAAGTCCAAGTCTGCCCTTCATGGAGAGCAGTAGCACATTTCAAACAAAGCAATCAGAACACTCCTCAGCTTTGGAAAGACATTCTTTTCATGATGGATTTCATTCCAAAATATCTGCAGTGCATGTGGCAGCCTTTCAGGGGGATCAGGGATCCCTTCTGGAGTCCTTGtcaagaaaagcagcagctctccatgtCTCAAGGGCTGTTCTCTGTTGTGTGATGAGCTCCATGAGGACACATCCAACTGACAGAACTcaaatcacagttctgctgtgctCTCAATCATAGTGCAGCCAGGAAATCACAGATCTTCTGGATCCCAGTTGCTGAATGAGAGCTTTAGAAGGTGTTCCTGGGGAGGTCAGTGCTTTCCCTGGAGGCTACAGGGCAGCCTCAGAGTTCCAGCTGTCCCTTCTTCCCACAGCGGGCtggggatgttccagcttgGGGTGGGCCCAAACCCAGAGTCACTGTCACACTCAATCCCATTCTTGATTAGAATCAGTCCTTTGGCTGAGCCactcagggcaggagggaacCCACATGGAGGTCACTGCTCCAGGTAATGggcctggaggaaaatgacttGGGGGTGGTGGAGATGGTACCAGGTATGCCAAGTGTCCCCTCATCCATCCTCACCAGTGCCACACCAGAAAGCCCAGTCCTGGTGGTCCCAATACATCTCCCACCACCAGCCCCTCTTTGCTTTGTGTAGGGAAGCAGTTGGGAATGGGTGAGCAAAATTATTCCGGCACTTGGACACTTCCTGCACAGAAATAAAGGAGCTGCTTGGGCCaggtgtgataaataggtatgattcgtgctgataaaaattgaaacagtaatcaatattgatacagtaattaatatttgagaataataaaacagttagtagttaaaagttgtaatgccaaagaagagagggaaaggaggggctccacccaccctccccccttcccagcagatgctctcaaggaccacaggaaagaagctggagatatagttgctaaaaatgaccaagaacctggttgggtccaagaaaatgctaattataagggacttattgctttgatatgtagatgcagtgatacgttagtcttggcttacactgtactggcttggtgcgcatgtgtaacccaaaggtgaattaaaggacaacgaagaagactccagggccttcatcagtgacgacccccagacttgtgcgaccaccaaaccgagtggtggcgcatgcgtggtaaaggtggtaatgaaggcggagacagaaaagtgatgaaccgaaaataggaggagatggcattgacacacggcatataaggggtgactttcacttggcaagcttgtacgtgaagtggcaagggtcattgaaccctgCCCTCCATACCCtgcggttgtttttgcttatgcgctattatttgaaccaaattatcccttgttcatatattttctaaactatttaattaaaattgttactacttttaatattgtttggcctttttatgatgggataattgggcaaacataacacaGATAAGGTTGGGACCCGGGACAAGGCTGCCTGTGAGGGCATGGCCACTCCAccactgtgctgtgccagctcctgcGAGGGACAGAGATCGCTGTGAGcgtggcctggagctcagcatttgctgtgtttgctgctggaAACCAAACCCTCCCCTCCCGAGGGCATCCATGGGcacaggctgagggcaggctgcagggcagcgtTCAGGGGCCATCGAGTTCTTTGCAGACGTCAGTAAATCACAGGTAAGCAATTAACTCAGCCTGTACAGCATCAGCATCTTCATCAGCTGAGGTTCATTATCACTTTATGGCCCTGTAAAACCAGCCACGTTAATAGTGCGGCTCAGGGGAGCTCTCTTGTGTCCTGATGATTCAAAACAGCCCCTTCGGGGCTCCTGGACACCCACTGGGCTGACCCGCGCCTGGCAGACGTCACCTCGTGGGGGAGATAGAGTTTATTCTTCGGGTTACTCGTCGTGCTCTCAGGATCACAGATCTGGGCAGCTCAGAAGAAACGAGCCGactcttccccctcacccctcacagccccctcGGCACCATGACACACCCCAACGCCCGGCAGTCGCGGCAGCGGGGCTCCTCATTGGACAGCGGCACTGCCAATCAAACGACAGGAGGCGGGGCTAGCACAGCTCGCCGTGAACCGCCGGGAAAAGCCCCGCCCCCTCGGGTCGCCTGGCAACGGGAGGCGCTGACGGCGGGATTGGGATCCGGaccgggatcgggatcggggtCGGGACCAagatcgggatcgggatcgggaccAGGATCAGAATCGGAACCGAGTGCGCTTCAGGGGTGGAGGCCGCCTGGGGCCGGCATCCCCCAGTAACCGACTCCTGAGACACCCCGTCCCGCCCCCGGGATGCCCAGGGCCGCTGATCCCACGGAGCCCCCGGATCCTCCCGCACCGGCCCCTCGCCGCCCGCCCCTCGCACGGGGGTGTCCCCACCGGGGATCACCGCCTCGACCTCTGACTGCTCCCCGGTCTCTGGGTCCTCCTGCTGTCCCACACCCGCACCAAGGGGACCCTGCACTCCCTGTCGGCCCCTCCGCTACAGCTGTCCCCATCtcctcccctctctcctcctcttgctctgtccctgccagattcccctctccctcctcctccctctgacAGGGACAGGCCTGGAAGGGCAGAGGTTTCCCATAGAGGTTTCTCACTAGGaaccctcccctcccctccaggGTGGCCCCAGGGCTCTCCACACCcctctggggacagcagagctgcagcttgtGCTGCTCTACCTCAGCTGCTACTTAAAAACTGTTGGGAGCTTTCCCCCCACCCTTCAAAGCCAGGAATCCATCACCCCCTTCCATGGGTGTttgacagctgctctgggacagaGACCAGCTATAATCCACAACCCCATGTCCTGACCCCTGCCCAGACTCAGAGAGAACTCCACGGTAATCTTGGACTCTCATGTTTTCCCAAATTACATCATTTCTCTAATCCTGTaactgtgttttccttttagaGAGAAAATCCAAGAAAGGAGATTacgtgacagcagcagcacagggacctcCATTTTCTTCCAGAGTCTCACCTTGTGTAAGAGCTGCCGTGTCCTTGCTAGACCTGAAACCACCCAGGCCAGTGGTGTTTCAGTGAATCCATAGCAAGAGAGGATCCAGCTGCATTCCAAGCATCCTCACGAAGCAAAGAACCTTGGTGAAGGCAATGGCAACTCCAAGGAAGGCAGGGATCCCCTTAGGTGTCATGAAGGTGTTAGATCCACGCCAGCTAAAGCCTGacagcacagaggcagaaaGAATCATGACTGTCTTGGATGAGACCATTGTCAAGCTGGAGATCACCAGGCTGATCCCACGGATTACTGGCTCCCTGGACAGGTATGCTGGGATGCTGGGACCTGAGATCACAAGCAGCCTTTTGGAGCTTCAGAAGCTTTCAATGGAAATACAGCAGCTGCACACCAGCGCTGGAGATGCAAAGACCTTGAGAGCTGCAGAGAAACGCCTGAAAAGTTCCCTGAGAAACATCCTGAGGCTCTTCCTGGTCAACCCCTTGCTTTACCATGGGCTGAAATTCGAAGTTCGGGTGAGAGAGTCAGCAGCTGATGCGTTCATCAAAGCCTTCATGGAGTTCCGGGACTCCATGCTTGAGAGGCTCCTGACCACTCCTGATGAGGAGAGGGAAATGATTCAATTCATGAAAGACATTTCCCTCCAGGTTGAGAAGAACACAGAAGTGATCTCAGCTCTACAGGCACAGCTCGAAGGACTCATCCAGGCTCGAGATGAAGAGGTATGACCTTGTGGGAATGTGTTTTCCAACCAAGTGGAAAGTTGCTTTTTACTGGAGCAAAACCTTGCTAACTATAAACCGATCCCTTTATTGCAGTTCCTAAAGAGCAAGTTTCAGAAATCCTTTCTAAACCAGATCTAAAActtaaaaatagtatttttattgtaaaatataatgaaaaatgcatattgcacgcttgattttttttaaactcaaatTTGGCATGTTTTGAACCTGTTGTCACCAGCCAACTTGAACAATATAAATCCCTGCGTTCCAGAGGAGTGGCAGGACAGGCACAAGCTGCTGTGGTGGTATCCTGGCAGGGTGACAATGCCAGCTGCTTCATTCCCTGCTgctgaaagaatgaaaaatcaTTACAGGGAGAGATTGCTCTGattaaaatccatttttaatatttgctcTGTCTTCACTCTTGCTTAAAACCAACATTTCTGCGACTCTCAACTCTAACAGCTGCTTTGGAGCCTTTGTGATTAATCAGTGATTATACAAATTACATGAATCTTTAATTTTATCTGCAGCTGAGATGCAGATAATTGACTGGGCACTTCCCAGGCACTTTCCCAGCCTGTGTAGCAAGCCCAGAGCTTCTGACAACAATCCTTTGTTTTCTACCTGggtttctctttctcctccctgcAAGAGGGGTTGGCTGAGAAGGTTTTGCCCTGCTCACTGGTGGCAGAGCCagctttcccctttccctctgctccttgGAGTTCTGGGAATTGAGATTTTTATGTGCACTTTGGCAGCTTGTCCGGGACATGGGGAATAAATCTGTTTCAGTGATCCCAGCTGGGGATTTCCCTCCCTGAGCTGTGTCCCCCAGACAGTCACTCAGAGCCTGATGCAGCCCTTGAGGGAGCCACAGGACCACTCCAGGGAATCTGTTTTGGCTGCTCCTcaggtggcagtgccagtggGGCTTGGGATGGTTTGTTCACTCTGTGCCTTTACTAACAGGTTCCCAGAGGAGCCAGGGGAAGGTTTCCAAAGCTCCTGTGTAAATCTGACTTCCCTCAGCCAGCAGTGGCAGGGCCTTGGTGCTACCTGAGCTGGCCCCTGGGGGTCCCTTCTTGGATCTCCTCCAGCTTTTCTTCTCCTGCTCACCTTATCCTCAGGGGCATTTCCCAAAggaattcttctttttttctggtcTAGGTTAGCAAGAAGGACAAAGAAATCGAAAACCTCAAAACCGCCATGGAAGATCTGGCCAAAAACTGCAGGACTGAAATCCGGCTGCTCatgaaggaaggaggaaagcagaaaaagggGGATGAGGAAGCCTCCCAGGAGAGGTGTGCCAGGCTGAAGGAGGACATTCAGCACCTGGGAACACAGTTCAGTGCACTGGTGCTGGAGCATCGAGCCTCAGAGCTGGTTCTCAGGAAGGTAAAGGGGAGGagagccctgggacaggaggttgaagcccttctgcagagctgtcagctctggctgctgcctgctgcaaggagttccctgctccctgcttgTTCCTGGCAGGATGCACATGGTGTTTGTCACAGCACACCCGCCCTGTCCTCATGCTCTGCTGATTCCAGTgcaaagcagccctgcagcgacagcagggatggagctgtcacaggtcctgctcctgctgcctgggaaCACCTTCCCACTGTGCTGTGACAccaggcagggctcagggcagccagcaggagcaggacacgTGTGGGATAGTGACAAACCAGGGGTCTGCTGTAGGGGAAACAGAGCAAGCAATATTGGCTTGGTAGAAGGCATCTTTTAGAGCTGATTTATTGTTCAGGGTGGAATGGAGCTGATGCTGAGGGCTCAGCAGGTGCTGCACTGCCCAGCTTGGCAGAACAGACAAGCCAAGGAGTCAGGCTGGGCTGAAAGGGGGAGAAATGTAACTTCAAAGAATCATcccagaatagtttgggttggaagggacattaaagaccattcagtgccacccctgccatggcagggacactttccactgtcccaggctgctcccagccccaatgtTCCAGCCCCAatgcctggccttgggcactgccagggatccagaatgggcaccctgtgccagggcctgcccaccctgccagggaacaattcccaattcccaatatcccgtccatccctgccctctggcactgggagccattccctgtgtgctgcccctccatcccttgtccccagtccctctccagctctcctggagccccttcaggccctgcaaggggctctgagctctccctggagccttctcctctccaggtgagcacccccagctctcccagcctggctccagcccttgcagcatctctggtgcctcctctgggctctccccagcagctccacgtccctcctgtgctgtgccaaggactggggcagctctgcagctggggcagaggagcagaatcccccctgccctgctgcccatgctggggactcatgcagggctgggagatTTCAGGGTTGGGGCAGGTGCAGCCCTCACCCAGCAGCACCCCAAAGTCCttgtccccagggctgagcagattcaggaggaggaatgggagcagcaggcaggctCAGCCCCCTGTAGCACCAACTCTGCCCTGAGCAGAACACACTGGTGACACAGAGAACTGAGAACTGGAAAAAagggcattttccttctcacTTTGCTCATCCCGAGTATTCTCTCCAAACCAGTGCAGCCTTCCATGGGTAGGAAGCCCAGGTGGTGATGTGGCATGTGGCACTCTTGCATTGGGTGGTGCAGCATGAAGGGCTGGGCACTGACAAAACATCAGACCCAAGTCAGAGCTGCAGTACAAGGCCCAAAATCTTtggcagaggggctgtgccaggcagttcctgctgcagttcctgccacagcagggctgctttgGAGAGCTCAGCTCATTCCAGCACCCCAGCAGATGCATTTACTGACCACAGAAACCTCCTTTCCTCAGCAAGTACAAGTTGTACTTGTGGTCTAAATAGCTCAGGTGGGACCTCGTGATGGCCTGGGAGCCCTTAGGCCATGCTGGGGTTTTGCCACACAGGAAATGGAGCAGGAATGATTCCACAGAGCACACATCCAGAGCTGGAGGGAACCTGCCCCAGGCTGTACAGGAGCACAGCCACTGTTAAACTATTGTACAGCCAGAAAGATCTCTTTCTTTTAACAGGTACCACCATCTTCTGAGTACTTTCTGTCCCAAATTCAGGTTTTGCAGTTCTCTCCTGCTTCAGTTTCAGGCTGGTTGCCTCAGTTTGTCGATGACTTGCCACATTCCATCACACACGTTCATTTCCTCCTGCAGAAAGCAACTTCCAGGTGCTGCTCATCCCCCCAGCTCCATGCTGTAAACCAAATAAAGCCCTCTGGGAATGTCCCAGGAGAATCCTTAAACCAGGGCAAACCACATATGTGTCAGCTGAGGGAAGCTTGTCACAGGGAGGAGGTGAAATATTCAGATATATAATGATGCTGTGGCTCAAATACTTAGATATAATGGTGATGTGGCTCAaagtttccttgttttctcACTCAGGACACTTCTTACCAGGCCTTAGATGTCTTCAAGGATCtaatcttgttttgtttttcaggaaaAGTGCAAAACAGAGAGGGAAATTCAGGAATGGGTCCAGAAATACGACACAGACATGACAGAAAAACAGGTGTTGGCTTTAAGTGCTTTGCTGTGCCATAAAGTGATTTCCTTAGGTAGATTCCTGTCCAAAGGGACACAGAAGACCATGGAAATCAGAGGCAGTTCAGCATCCAGGCAAACCTACAGGAAAGGGATCTTTGTCCTGCCTCTGTGTCCAGGAGTCCTCTGCTCCTTTGGCTTTAGGAAAAGTTACATCCACTTAATCCCACAGTAAATCCCACAGTATCTGTGGGATAAATCTGTGCTAAATCCCACAGTATCTGAGGGCAAATGGGTCACCATATTCTGTCTGGGATGTCCACCTGATGCCAGGAAACAGGTTTTTCAGTTTTGCTCCAATCCTCAATCCTCATGGCCCTACCTGGTGTCCAAAttctgctcctgttcctgctgaaTCCTTGAGGGATGTGGTGGGTGTTAAGAAACCCAACAGCCTGCCCACAACTGAGCCATAACAGGCTCAGGGTCACATcagaacccccaaaatttgCCTCTAGGAAGGCTCTGGGGGCTTTCCTGTTCTTGCAGCATTTATGGGATTGGATAAAAGCTGCTGGATTCCTTACAGAGCAAAATACAGGGAGGGGCCTGAAAGCTGCTGCTAATTGTAAGGAATGATCCCCTGTCAGATGTTTAATAATGGGATTATTTTGGTTTCCTGTCCCTGGAGATGCAGAAGCCCCATGGTTTGGGGCAGAATTTGTCAAGGCAGACCCACCCCCACACTGACAAAACATCAAACCCAAGTCAGAGCTGCAgtacaaaacccaaaatctttagcagagaggctgtgccaggcagttCCTGCTATAGCAGGGCTGCTTTGGAGAGCTCAGCTCATTGCAGCACCCTGGCAGATGCACTGCTGGTTCTCCAAATCTTCCACTGTGTGTGGGAGCATTTTTCAGGGGAGCATCAAGGCACCCAGCACGTCATGAGACTCCCTGGGTACTGGGCACATCCCTTCCTTTTGAATCACTTTGGAAAGGCTCCAACCAGTTGAGGTTCCATGGCTTTGGGATGGATTTCAGGACCCCCACCTGGGGGTGtggggagaagctgctgcccagctgtccctgatccctgctgtcctggcagACCACATATGATGAGCTCCAGATTGCCTACGACGAGGAGAAGAAGCAGTTGGCCGTGCTGATGGAGAAACATGCCCTGCTGATCCAGGAGTACACCCTGATCGAGGAGGAGCGCAGGATTCtccaggagaaggcagaggagGCTGAACGGGAGGAGGCCAGGAGGAACCAAGCTGCCACCTGCATCCAGGCCTACTGGAAAGGCTACTTTGTGCGGTGCAAGTACAAGTCACTACggaagaaaggaaagggcaagGGCAAAGGCAAAGGCAAGAAATAAAGCCCCaaataattttctctctctgcaaAGCTGCGGTGTCTGAGCTCTTCCAGATGAAAGCACTGagaattgttaaggttggaGAAGATTTTTAAGATCATCCAGTCAAGCTAGTACCACCATGTTCACCAGTAACCCTTGTTCTCAAGTGTCACATCCATATGTTTTATG encodes:
- the DRC10 gene encoding dynein regulatory complex protein 10 isoform X2, which produces MATPRKAGIPLGVMKVLDPRQLKPDSTEAERIMTVLDETIVKLEITRLIPRITGSLDRYAGMLGPEITSSLLELQKLSMEIQQLHTSAGDAKTLRAAEKRLKSSLRNILRLFLVNPLLYHGLKFEVRVRESAADAFIKAFMEFRDSMLERLLTTPDEEREMIQFMKDISLQVEKNTEVISALQAQLEGLIQARDEEVSKKDKEIENLKTAMEDLAKNCRTEIRLLMKEGGKQKKGDEEASQERCARLKEDIQHLGTQFSALVLEHRASELVLRKTTYDELQIAYDEEKKQLAVLMEKHALLIQEYTLIEEERRILQEKAEEAEREEARRNQAATCIQAYWKGYFVRCKYKSLRKKGKGKGKGKGKK
- the DRC10 gene encoding dynein regulatory complex protein 10 isoform X1, with product MATPRKAGIPLGVMKVLDPRQLKPDSTEAERIMTVLDETIVKLEITRLIPRITGSLDRYAGMLGPEITSSLLELQKLSMEIQQLHTSAGDAKTLRAAEKRLKSSLRNILRLFLVNPLLYHGLKFEVRVRESAADAFIKAFMEFRDSMLERLLTTPDEEREMIQFMKDISLQVEKNTEVISALQAQLEGLIQARDEEVSKKDKEIENLKTAMEDLAKNCRTEIRLLMKEGGKQKKGDEEASQERCARLKEDIQHLGTQFSALVLEHRASELVLRKEKCKTEREIQEWVQKYDTDMTEKQTTYDELQIAYDEEKKQLAVLMEKHALLIQEYTLIEEERRILQEKAEEAEREEARRNQAATCIQAYWKGYFVRCKYKSLRKKGKGKGKGKGKK